The Rana temporaria chromosome 4, aRanTem1.1, whole genome shotgun sequence genome contains a region encoding:
- the LOC120935711 gene encoding tigger transposable element-derived protein 1-like, with the protein MAKSTISTILKNKAAIKGADVAKGVTMLTKQRTQVLEEVEKLLLVWLNEKQLAGDSVSEAMICEKARKLHSDLLQRSPSTTAASDEFKASRGWFEKFRRRSGIHSVIRHGEASSSDKAAAEAYKLDFAEFMKTEGYVPQQVFNCDETGLFWKKMPNRTYITQEEKALPGHKPMKDRLTLLLCANASADLKIKPLLVYHSQTPRAFREQNVNKARLPVMWRANAKAWVTRQLFMEWLHEVFAPTVRKYLSDNQLPERCLLLMDNAPAHPPALVDDMDAEYDFIKVKFLPPNTTPLLQPMDQQVICNFKKLYTKALFTRCFNVTEETSLTLKDFWKKHFNVAHCINLIDKAWEEVTPRTLNSAWRKLWPECVAEREHDIEVPDAEVVEEIVSMGKSMGLDVDGADVEELVEEHREELTTEELSELHSEQQKALLEEHSTEEEEEREEVSSDAIKSIMQKWNECHDFFEKHHPNITVVNRVLNLMNDNVVSHFRRVMQRRKRQVTLDRFFSKTEPAARRQRREETPEGDPPDVLMEGDSPSKQ; encoded by the coding sequence ATGGCAAAGTCAACAATCTCGACTATTCTGAAAAACAAAGCCGCCATCAAAGGAGCTGATGTTGCAAAAGGAGTAACAATGTTAACCAAGCAGAGGACGCAAGTGCTGGAAGAGGTGGAAAAACTTTTGCTTGTGTGGTTGAATGAGAAACAGCTGGCAGGTGATAGCGTTAGTGAAGCTATGATCTGTGAGAAAGCCAGGAAATTGCACAGTGATTTACTGCAAAGAAGCCCCTCTACAACTGCAGCAAGTGACGAATTTAAAGCCAGTAGGGGGTGGTTTGAAAAATTCCGCAGGAGAAGTGGCATCCACAGTGTGATTAGACATGGTGAGGCTTCCAGTTCTGACAAGGCCGCAGCAGAAGCCTACAAGTTAGACTTTGCGGAATTCATGAAGACAGAAGGATACGTCCCTCAACAAGTGTTCAACTGTGATGAAACAGGgctcttctggaaaaaaatgccgAACAGAACCTATATCACGCAGGAGGAAAAGGCACTACCAGGGCACAAGCCCATGAAGGACAGATTGACCCTTTTGCTGTGTGCCAACGCAAGCGCCGATCTGAAAATTAAACCACTACTGGTGTACCATTCTCAGACCCCTCGTGCATTTAGGGAACAAAATGTGAACAAGGCCAGACTGCCCGTCATGTGGAGAGCCAATGCCAAAGCTTGGGTCACAAGGCAATTGTTTATGGAATGGCTGCACGAGGTGTTTGCACCCACCGTCAGAAAATATCTTTCTGATAACCAGCTGCCTGAAAGGTGCCTTCTTCTGATGGACAATGCCCCGGCACACCCTCCAGCCTTGGTGGATGATATGGATGCTGAGTATGACTTCATCAAGGTAAAGTTCCTCCCCCCCAACACAACACCACTTCTGCAGCCTATGGACCAGCAAGTCATCTGCAACTTCAAGAAGCTGTACACAAAGGCGCTCTTCACTAGGTGTTTTAATGTCACTGAagagacgtccttgactttgaaagacttctggaagaaACATTTCAATGTTGCCCACTGCATTAACCTCATTGACAAAGCCTGGGAAGAGGTCACTCCCCGAACCCTAAATTCAGCCTGGAGGAAACTGTGGCCAGAATGTGTCGCTGAACGTGAACATGACATTGAAGTGCCTGATGCTGAGGTAGTGGAGGAAATTGTGTCCATGGGCAAGAGTATGGGTCTGGACGTTGATGGTGCTGATGTGGAAGAGCTTGTTGAGGAACATAGGGAGGAGCTGACCACGGAAGAACTTTCTGAACTCCACAGTGAGCAGCAGAAGGCACTTCTTGAGGAGCATTCcactgaggaagaggaagaaagggaggaggttAGCAGTGATGCCATAAAATCCATTATGCAAAAATGGAATGAGTGCCATGATTTTTTTGAAAAGCACCACCCCAACATAACTGTCGTGAACAGAGTGTTAAATCTCATGAATGATAATGTGGTCTCTCATTTCCGGAGGGTTATGCAGCGCAGGAAGAGACAAGTGACATTGGACAGATTTTTCAGCAAAACTGAGCCTGCAGCTAGGAGACAAAGGAGAGAGGAAACCCCTGAAGGAGATCCCCCTGATGTCCTTATggagggggactctccctccaaacaataa